The Bradyrhizobium guangxiense genomic sequence ACGAACTCGGCCTGCGATGGCGCACCAGTCGCGGGCCTTCCGGGCAGGATCAAGTCGGGCAGCTTGTAGTCGGGTTCGAGCCCGCGCGTCTGCTCGTCGAACGTCGCGCGCGAGACGCCCTCGGCCTGCGCCTCCGGCCAGAGCGAGGCGATGAACTGCGTGAAGGCGGCGTCGGCGGCGCGGGCGGACGACCAGCCGCAGGTGACTACGATCACCGCAGCGATGAGCGCCCGCCGCATCATGCCGCTATCACCGCGTCAGCTTCTTGTACTTCACGCGGTGCGGAATGATGCTGTCCTGGCCGAGCCGGCGCATCTTGTCCTTCTCGTAGTCCTGGAAGTTGCCTTCGAACCATTCGACGTGGCTGTCGCCTTCGAAGGCCAGGATGTGGGTCGCGATACGGTCGAGGAACCAGCGATCGTGGCTGATGATGACGGCGCAGCCGGCAAAATCCTCCAGCGCCTCTTCGAGCGCGCGCAGCGTGTCGACGTCGAGATCGTTGGTCGGCTCGTCGAGCAGCAGCACGTTGGCGCCCGACTTCAGCATCTTGGCGAGATGAACGCGATTGCGTTCACCGCCGGAGAGCGCGCCGACCTTCTTCTGCTGGTCGGCGCCCTTGAAGTTGAAGGCCGAGCAATAGCCGCGCGAATTGACTTCTTTCTTGCCGAGCAGGATCAATTCGTTGCCGCCGGAAATCTCCTCCCATACGGTCTTCTTGCCGTCGAGCGCGTCGCGCGACTGGTCGACATAGCCGAGATGCACGGTCTCGCCGACCGTGATCGTGCCTGAGTCCGGCTTCTCCTGGCCCGTGATCATCCTGAACAACGTCGTCTTGCCGGCGCCGTTGGGGCCGATCACGCCGACGATGCCGCCGGGCGGCAGCTTGAAGGTGAGATTGTCGATCAAGAGGCGATCGCCAAAGCCTTTGCTGAGGCCGTCGAAATCGACGACGTTGGCGCCGAGCCGCTCGGCAACGGGAATGATGATCTGCGCGGTCTGTGTCTGCTTCTCGCTCGCCTGCTTGAGCAGCTCCTCATAGCGCTGGTAGCGCGCCTTCGACTTGGCTTGGCGCGCCTTCGGCGAGGACGCGACCCATTCCTGCTCGCGGGCGAGCGTCTTCTGGTGCGCGGCGTCCTCGCGCCCCTCCTGCTCCAGGCGCTTCTGCTTCTGCACCAGCCAGGACGAATAATTGCCTTCGTAGGGAATGCCGCGGCCGCGATCGAGCTCGAGGATCCAGCCGGTGACGTTGTCGAGGAAGTAGCGGTCGTGGGTGACGATCAGGATCGCGCCGGGATAGTTGCGCAGGTGCCCTTCCAGCCACGACACGGATTCGGCGTCGAGATGGTTGGTCGGCTCGTCCAGCAGCAGCAGCTCGGGCTGGTCCAGCAGCAGCCGGCACAGCGCGACGCGGCGGCGCTCACCGCCCGAGAGCTTGGTCACGTCGGCATCGTCAGGCGGACAGCGCAGCGCGTCCATGGCCTGGTCGACCTTGCTGTCGAGATCCCAGAGGCCCTGGGCCTCGATCTCGTCCTGCAGCTTGGTCATTTCGTCGGCGGTCTCGTCCGAGTAATTGACCGCGAGTTCGTTGTAGCGGTCGAGGATCGCCTTCTGCTTGGCCACGCCCTGCATCACGTTCTCGCGTACCGAGAGCTTCGGATCGAGCTGCGGCTCCTGCTCGAGATAGCCGACGCGGGCGCCCTCGGCGACCCACGCCTCGCCGGTATATTCCTTGTCGAGGCCGGCCATGATCTTGAGCAGCGTCGACTTGCCCGAGCCGTTGACGCCGAGCACGCCGATCTTGGCATCCGGATAGAACGACAGATGGATGTTATCGAGCACCTTCCGGGTCGGGTAGCTCTTGGTCAGGCCCTGCATGAAATAGATGAACTGGCGCGCCATCGGTCCCGAAAACCTTCGATTTGAGGAAATTTGCTTCGCCTGCGATGTAGCGATCCCGCCCCCAAAGGGCAACGTTTTCCGTCCGTTCACCACGGATGAATACGGGATGGACACCATCCGGCCACCGATCCGGACAATTGAAACCATCTTTTAATAAATCAGGCCGAAAGCTCGGTTTCGCGCGGAAACAGCGCCACCCGCTCAGAACGAACGGGAGCACAGCGAGGCCGCATCATGGCTCTGACCGAGACCCATTCTCTTCCTGTTCCGGCAGAAGCCGGCCGCGTCTCCGGGTTCGTCTCGGAGGTCAAGGGCTTCTGGAAGCGCTTCTTCGCAACCGCCTTCAATCCCTATCGGCCCGAACTGCACTACATGCGCGGTCCCGGCCCGGCCTGGCGCGCCAAGCACGGCATGGATGCGCCGTTCCGACTGAAGCCCCGCGACCTCTAAAGCGCCTCTCACCTGTCGGATTTTTGAAGACGCAAGCGGCTTGCGCGCTGACGCGATTGCGCGCAACCATGGCTTAGGTTCCGACGACGGCGCTTCGCCCAGCGCCCACCTCTCGCCATGGATGAACGCTGATGAGCCGGCTGCGCTGTGCAATTCTCGACGACTATTTCAACCTCGCGCTCGACGTCGCCGACTGGCAGAAACTGTCCGACCGCGTCGACGTCACCGTGTTCAGCCATCCCTTCGCCTCCGAACAGGCCGCAGCGAGCGCGCTGGCCGACTTCGAGATCATCTGCGCGATGCGCGAGCGCACCGCATTCCCCAAGAGCCTGTTCGAGAGCTTGCCCAAGCTGAAGCTGCTGCTGACGTCAGGCATGCGCAATGCCGCGATCGACATCGAGGCCGCCAAGGCGCGCGGCGTCGCGCTCGGCGGCACGCAATATTCTCGCGACCCCACCGCACCGCTGACCATGGGCCTGATCCTGGAGCTGACCCGCGGCATCGGCCGCGAGAACGCGCGCATGCATGCCGGCGAGCCCTGGCAGACCTTTGCCGGCGTCGAGATCGAGGGAATGACGCTCGGCATCGTCGGACTCGGCAAGCTCGGCAGCAAGATGGCCGGGATCGCCAAGGCGTTCGGCATGAACGTGATCGCCTGGAGCCCCAACCTCACGCCGGAGAAGTGCGCGGCTGCCGGCGTCGGCTACGCCACCAAGGAGGAATTGTTCGCCAAGTCCGACATCGTCACCATCCATGTGGTGCTGAGCGATCGCTCGCGCGGCCTCGTCGGTGCTGCCGATCTGGCGCGGATGAAGCCGACGGCTTTCCTCGTCAACACCGCGCGCGGGCCGATCGTGGACGAGCAGGCGCTGCTCGAGGCGTTGCAGCAGAAGAAGATCGCAGGCGCCGGCTTGGACGTGTTCTCGGTCGAGCCGCTGCCGGTCGAGCATCCCTTCCGCAAGCTCGACAATCTCGTGCTGACGCCGCATCTCGGCTACGCCACCCAGGACGGCCTGCGCATCCACTACGGCCAGATGGTCGAGGCGATCGACGCCTTCACCAAAGGCGTCGAGCTGCCGCGCAAGCTGGCCTGAAACGAAAAGGGCGTGCCCTCGGCACGCCCTACGCAATCTGAATTGGGTTTGGACGCCTAGCGCACGGTGACCGGTGCGGGCAGCGGCGGCACCACGGTCGGCTGCGTGCCGGGGACCGGGCCGGCCTGAGCGGACATTGGAGCTGGACCGGGAGCAGCACCGGCTGCGGGCGCAGCGGACGCGGTCGCCGTTCCCGGCGGTGGGCCGCCGGGCATCACGACCACGCGGGTGCCGACCTTGACGCGATCGAACAGGTCGGAGACGTCCTCGTTCAGCATGCCGATACAGCCCGACGACACGAACTTGCCGATGGTCGAGGGCTGGTTGGTGCCGTGGATGCGGTAGACGGTCGAGCCGAGATACATCGCGCGGGCACCGAGCGGATTGCCGGGACCGCCGGCCATGAAGCGCGGCAGATAGGGCTGGCGCTCGATCATTTCCGTCGGCGGATGCCAATCCGGCCACTCGGCCTTGCGGGTGATCTTCTGCACGCCGGTCCAGGTGAAGCCGTCGCGGCCGACGCGGACGCCGTAGCGGATCGCACGGCCGCCTCCGAGCACGTAGTAGAGATAGGTGTTGGGCGTATCGACCACGAGGGTGCCGGCGGGCTCCTTGGTCTGGAACGAGACCTCCTGGCGGCGCAGGTTCGGCGGCAGCTGCGCCGGCGCGGCGTCCGGCTGCTCCTCGGGCGGCAGCGAGGCGATCGTCATCGGCCGGCCATCGGCTCCGACCGGCGGCTGCCCAGCCTGGACCGTTCCGGTCGCGGCCGGACCACCAACCGCCTCAGGCGGACGCATGCCGTCATCGGCCTGTCCCTGCTGGCCCGGACGGTTGGC encodes the following:
- the ettA gene encoding energy-dependent translational throttle protein EttA, with the protein product MARQFIYFMQGLTKSYPTRKVLDNIHLSFYPDAKIGVLGVNGSGKSTLLKIMAGLDKEYTGEAWVAEGARVGYLEQEPQLDPKLSVRENVMQGVAKQKAILDRYNELAVNYSDETADEMTKLQDEIEAQGLWDLDSKVDQAMDALRCPPDDADVTKLSGGERRRVALCRLLLDQPELLLLDEPTNHLDAESVSWLEGHLRNYPGAILIVTHDRYFLDNVTGWILELDRGRGIPYEGNYSSWLVQKQKRLEQEGREDAAHQKTLAREQEWVASSPKARQAKSKARYQRYEELLKQASEKQTQTAQIIIPVAERLGANVVDFDGLSKGFGDRLLIDNLTFKLPPGGIVGVIGPNGAGKTTLFRMITGQEKPDSGTITVGETVHLGYVDQSRDALDGKKTVWEEISGGNELILLGKKEVNSRGYCSAFNFKGADQQKKVGALSGGERNRVHLAKMLKSGANVLLLDEPTNDLDVDTLRALEEALEDFAGCAVIISHDRWFLDRIATHILAFEGDSHVEWFEGNFQDYEKDKMRRLGQDSIIPHRVKYKKLTR
- a CDS encoding D-2-hydroxyacid dehydrogenase family protein translates to MSRLRCAILDDYFNLALDVADWQKLSDRVDVTVFSHPFASEQAAASALADFEIICAMRERTAFPKSLFESLPKLKLLLTSGMRNAAIDIEAAKARGVALGGTQYSRDPTAPLTMGLILELTRGIGRENARMHAGEPWQTFAGVEIEGMTLGIVGLGKLGSKMAGIAKAFGMNVIAWSPNLTPEKCAAAGVGYATKEELFAKSDIVTIHVVLSDRSRGLVGAADLARMKPTAFLVNTARGPIVDEQALLEALQQKKIAGAGLDVFSVEPLPVEHPFRKLDNLVLTPHLGYATQDGLRIHYGQMVEAIDAFTKGVELPRKLA
- a CDS encoding L,D-transpeptidase family protein, with the protein product MIKHFLTICAAATVAAAGTSLVQAQSYPVQQAPSYGAPAEYRPGDRTPNFDALDDDEDAMPHASLPPPGPADDPRYGRPAGAPPVYSAAPQGPVMSPDDPRYGRPAGAPPVYSAAPPQGPVMSPDDPRYGRPAGPPPVIYANRPGQQGQADDGMRPPEAVGGPAATGTVQAGQPPVGADGRPMTIASLPPEEQPDAAPAQLPPNLRRQEVSFQTKEPAGTLVVDTPNTYLYYVLGGGRAIRYGVRVGRDGFTWTGVQKITRKAEWPDWHPPTEMIERQPYLPRFMAGGPGNPLGARAMYLGSTVYRIHGTNQPSTIGKFVSSGCIGMLNEDVSDLFDRVKVGTRVVVMPGGPPPGTATASAAPAAGAAPGPAPMSAQAGPVPGTQPTVVPPLPAPVTVR